GAAATGCCGTACGCGAAAAAGCCGGATGCAAAGGCGCCGGTCAGGAAATACTTGAGACCCGCTTCCTTGCTGTGCGCGCTGTCCAAATTTATTCCTGCCAACACATACAGCGGAATCGAAAGCGTTTCGAGCGCAAGGAAAGTCAAGATCAAATTGCGGCTGGCCGCCATAACGATCGCGCCCGCCAGCGCCGATAAAATCAGAGGAAAAACTTCGGAACTTCCGAACAGCCCCTCGCTGCCCGGCGATTTCGAAAACGGGCAATAGCGGGCGGCGATGGCCAGAACCGTCAAAATCGTGGCGACAAGGAAAATACCCGTCGCTGCGAGGGTGAAGTTGTCCGCCGAATAGGAGCCGTCAAAGCTTGAAAGCCCGCGATTCCAAATAAGCGAATTCGCGACGAACGCGGCCGCCAGCACCGCCAGAGTCGCAAGCGGCAGCACTATCCTAGCCCTGCCCTTCACCGCGAACTGTAGTAACAACGTCAAAATGATGCCCGCGGTGATAATGGACACAGGTGAAAACGCGGCGAAATTGACGCCCTGCGGAGCCAAGCCGCTCATTCGCCACCTCCGACCTGCGTTTTTTCCAGGTACCCTGCGGCGGCCGGCAATTCAAGCGTTTCGACTATTCCGGTTCGAACAGTCGAGGTCGGCCGCGAAAACCGCTCGATCAATGGAGCGGTGCCGGTACCGATATCCTTCAAGAAAGGCGTCGAATAAATACCGATCAGGAAGCAGAAAAGCACAATCGGGATCAGGGCGAAAAGCTCCGGCGTCCTCAAGTCGGTTACCCTTTCGTTTTCCGGCTTCGTTATTTCCCCGTAAAAAACCCGGCGAAACATATAAAGCAGATAAACCGCAGCAAAGATCACGCCGGTCGTCGCGATGCCGCCGAGAACCGGATTCGCTTTGAATGCTCCGACGAGAATCAGAAACTCACCCACAAAGCCGTTAAGTCCGGGAAGCCCCACGCTCGAAAGCATTATTATCAGGAACACGACGAAATAGAGCGGCATAGAACGCGCCAGCCCGCCGAAGTCGCTTATCAGCCTGGTGTGCCGCCTGTCGTAGAGAATTCCAACCAACAGGAACAACGCACCGGTGGAAAGTCCGTGATTGACCATCTGGAGAACCGCGCCGTCTATCCCCTGGTGATTGAACGAAAACAGCCCGAGCATCACAAATCCGAGATGCGCGATGGAACTGTAGGCAACCAAACGTTTCAAATCCGGCTGCACCGCGGCGACGAGCGCGCCGTATATTATTCCGATCACGGCAAGCACGCCGATCGTTTCGGCGAACTGCTTGCTGGCTTCGGGAAACAGCGGAAGGCAGAAGCGGATGAATCCGTACGTTCCCATCTTGAGCAGGACGCCGGCCAGGATGATACTGCCTGCGGTCGGCGCTTCCGTATGCGCATCGGGCAGCCAGGTGTGGAAAGGAAACAACGGCACCTTGATGGCGAACGCAACTGCGAACGCCGCGAACAGCCACATCTGCAGATGCACGTCGAGATTGTGCGGCAGAATCCCGACCAATTCCGGCAGGACGAATGTGGGCTGGCCGTAATGGCCGGACTGGATATAAAGAAGAATCATCGCGGCCAGCATCAACGCGCTGCCGGCCATCGTGTAAATAACGAACTTGTAAGTCGCGTAAATCCGGTTCGAGCTTCCCCAAATACCGATGAGGAAGTACATTGGAATCAGCATCACTTCCCAGAAGAAGAAAAACAGCATCAAATCCAGCGCCACGAAAACGCCTGCGATGCCCGTGGTCGTAAGAAGCAGCATCTGCAAATACAGCTTGATGTTCGATTTAATATGGTTCCAGGTTCCGAGGATGCATACGGGAAGAATGAACGCAGTCAGGATCAAAAGGTAAAGCGAAATGCCGTCCACGCCCACGACGTACCTTATGTTGAGCGCGGGCATCCAGGCCACGTTGTTGCCGAACTCGTATCCCGGAACCAGCTTGTCCTGTGTCTGCGGGTTGAAATTGAAATAGACGACCAGCGAAAGCGCGAACGTGATCAGCGAAACAACCAGCGCCGTGACTTTGAGCAGCTTTTCGTCGTCCTTGTTTATGAATGCAAGCAGAACCGCCCCGATTGCGGGAAGGAACACGATTAAAGACAAAATGTCCAGGCGTTCTAGCATCGGCTAAAGCACCAACCTGGAAATTATTATGATTGCAAGCAACCCGACGGTGCCTATGAACAGCGCCGCGGCGTAGGCGCGGACGACCCCGGTTTGCAGGCTGCGAATCCTCTCTCCGCAGAAGGCGAAGAATCCCGCCGTGCCGTTCACGATGCCGTCCACGACCACCATGTCGAAGACCCAGGCGATGTTGGCAAGAATCTTGCCCGGTTCGACGATCGCGTATTGGTAAATCTCGTCCACGAACCACTTGCGAATGCTGCCGTAGGCGATGAATCCGAAACGCTCGAACCCGCGGCGCAATGCAGGCAGCTTCGACCAATCGATCGCCCGGAAATACAGAAAAGCAAACCAGATGCCAAGTCCCCCTGCGGCGACCGAAGCAAACAGCAGCAACCAGGCTGTGCCGGGATCGTGTCCGCCGGAGTGAACTTCATTCTCCGTTGCATGCGATTCGCCCGCGGCCGCGCCTCTTGATTCGACGGCACCGGAATGCGTCTCGACGATTTCCGCGGCGGCATGAATTCCGGACTCGCCTATCGCATCCGGCGAGTACTCGAAAGTCTGCGCGGCGGGCGCAAGAAAATGTTCGAGCACGTTGGGCACGTGAAGCGGTTCGCCGATAATCGCAGGAAGCCCGATGTATCCCCCTATTACGGACAGCACAGCGAGAATCGTCAGCGGCACGGTCATAACGCGCGGCGATTCATGCGCATGTTTCGCCTTTTCCGATTGCGGCTCACCAAGGAACGTGCGGATTACAAGGCGGAACATATAGAACGCGGTCATGAACGCGGTTAGAAGCGCGACAGCGAAAAGCCACTTGCCGATGGGAACCGGACCTTCGGAGAAATACGTCATCGCAAGGATTTCATCTTTGGAGAAGAAGCCGGAAAGGAACGGCACGCCCGCGATCGCCATGGAGGCTATTAAGAACGTCCAATACGTTGTCGGCATTTTCTTCGCGAGCCCGCCCATCTGGCGTATGTCCTGCTCTTCGCTCATTCCATGTATGACGGAACCGGAGCCGAGGAAGAGAAGCGCCTTGAAGAACGCATGCGTCATCAGGTGGAAGATGCCCACCCAGAATGCGCCGACGCCGCAAGCGAGAACCATGTAACCCAACTGGCTGACCGTCGAGTACGCGAGAACGCGTTTGATGTCCACCTGCGAGAATGCTATCGTCGCCGCGACAAACGCGGTGAGGCATCCGACAATAGCTACGACAAGCATCGCGGTAGGCGCGCTGAAGAAAAGCACATTCATCCTAGCGAGCAGGTACACGCCGGATGTAACCATCGTCGCGGCGTGGATCAGCGCGCTGACCGGTGTGGGGCCTTCCATCGCATCGGGAAGCCACACGTACAAAGGAATCTGCGCGCTCTTTCCCGTAACTCCGAGGAACAGGAAAAGAGCCACAGCAATCAGGAAAATATCGTTGAAGTTGGTTTGTGCATAAATCTGAATTGCACGCGATAGCGCCGCGAAATCCAGCGTCGCGATCCGGTCGTTCGCGAACAGAAGGAACATCGCGACGAGAACGCCGAAATCACCGATCCGGTTGACGACGAACGCTTTCATCCCGGCGATATTGGCGCTGGCCTTGTGATACCAGAATCCGATGAGCAGGTAGCTGCACAGCCCGACGCCTTCCCATCCGATGAACATAATCGGCAGGCTCGCGCCGAGCACCAGGATCAGCATCATCCCCACAAACAGGTTGAGGTAGGTGAAGAACCGCGCGAAATCGCGGTCATGCGCCATATACCCGATGCTGTAAACGTGGATGAGGAAGCTTACACCCGCGACGATGAGCACCATCACCAGCGAAAGCGGATCCACCAAAAACGCGAAGTCTATTTTCAGGTCGCCCGCGGCGGCCCACGTGAAAAGCGTAGAAACGAACCGATCGTCCACTATTCCGCTTGCGGTGTTGAATATGAACAGCGAGGCAAGACCGACAAGGAACGATAAAAGCACGGAACCGCACGCTGTTGCGTACACTGCGGGCTTGGCCATCTTGTGGCCGAAAAAGCCGTTGATGAGCGCGCCGAGAAGCGGGAATAAAACCGCAAGGCCGATTATGTTGAGGAGTTCCATTTTCTAAAATCGGACCTCCTTCTCGCGGCCGGCGATTTGAGCAAAGGACATTTCGATCATCCTTTCATCCTCCCCGCCGCGTCGATGTCCACATCAGCTTTGTGCCTGTACATCGCAACGATGATTGCAAGTCCGACCGCGACTTCCGCGGCCGCGATCGTGATCAACAAAAACGCGTAAACCTGGCCGTCCAAATAATGAAGATAGCGGCTGTAAGTTATGAACGAAAGGTTGACCGCGTTCAGCATCAACTCGATGCTCATGAAAATAACAAGCGGATTGCGCTTGATCAAAACTCCGGCCGCGCCGATTGAAAACAGAACGGCCGCAAGCGTGGTGAAGTAGAACATCGGGACGTTAGCCACTTTCGCCGCCCTCCCGATTTTTCGGATTGCCGCCCGGACTGCGCTTGGCCAGCACAACGGCGCCTATCATCGCCGCCAAAAGCAAAAGCGACGTCAGCTCGAAAGGCAAAAGGTATCTTGAAAAAAGCAACTCGCCTATGAGATGTGGATTGTTCCTGTCCAGTTCCGCCGGCGGAATGTTGTACTGCGGGCTTGATTCAATTGCAGAAAGCCCGCCTTTCCATTCCGAGACGGACGGCGATGCCGTCAGGCTGAAGTTTCCGAAGGCAAACATTAACAGACAGAAGAAAACAAACGCGACAAGAGCTGCGCCGCCGATTTGGGTCGCTCGCGGCGCTTTCATGTATTCGATGCGCTGCTTCGGGCGGTAAAAGAACATAATGACGAATAAAAACAGCACCATCACCGCGCCGGCATAAACGACCACCTGCACCATTCCCAGGAAGAACGCGCCGAGCATCAAATAAAGCACCGCGAGGCACGCCATCACGCCGATAAGGCAAAGCGCCGCGTGAACGGGGCTTTTCATCCAAAGCATCATAACGGCCAATATCACCGCCGCTCCGGCAAGTACGCCCCAAATGATCAGCTCGAAACTCAAATCCTTCTCCTGTCCGCCTCGCCGGACAAATCAGATATCGAACTTGCCAACCTTGAACTCCGGTTCCTTCGGCCCCTCGAAAACGCGGTCCAGAAGGTCTTCTTTAGTGTAGATGAACTTGTTGTTTCCGGGCGCGCGCGAATCGTCCGCGAGTTCGAATTCATGCTTCATCACAATCGCGTCGTAGGGACAAGCTTCAACGCACATTCCGCAGAATATGCAAAGCAGGTAATCGATATCGTAAACCTTAGCGTAACGTTCGCCGGGCGATTTCCACTCCGCCGGATCGGGAGGATTGTCTTCCGCGACCACGGTGATGGCCTTGGGCGGGCACGCCGCCTCGCAAAGCGCGCATCCCACGCACCGCTCCAGCCCCTTGTAGGGGCCGGTATGGTAGCGCTCCAGGCGATGCATCCCGCGGAACCGCGGGGCCAAATCCGGCCGCTTTTCCGGATACTGCAGCGTGACAAGCCCGCCGGTGATGCCCTTGCCGAATTCGCGCAGAGTCAACCCGAGACCCCTTACGATCTCGAGCGGATTCAGCACTACTCCTTTCTTTTCGCTCATTTCAAATCACCGTTATCCAAGAGGCAGGGGCGGAAGCCCGATTCCGAAAACCATAAGCGTCCCGGCGAATATCACATTCGCGAGCGCGATGGGGAGCAGTATCAGCCAGCCGAACTTCATAAGCTGGTCGTACCGGAACCGAGGCAAAGTCGCCCTTACCCATACAAAGAAGAAAATAATCGCGACCGTCTTAACCGAGAACCAGACCAGTCCGGAGACCGGCCCGAACCACTGCGGCCCCGCCCATCCGCCCAGGAACAGCGTGGCGGTCATCGCTCCGGCCGCGATGATGTTCACATACTCGCCCAGAAAGAACATAGCGAATTTCATCGAGCTGTACTCGGTGTGGTAGCCGGCGACAAGCTCGTTTTCGGCCTCCGGCAGATCAAACGGCGCGCGGTTCGTTTCGGCGAATATGCTTATGAGGAATATGAGTCCGGACGCGACCATGCAGATAACCGCGAGAACGTTGACCGGCGACGAAAAAACATTCGGCCAGAATTTTGTCTGCGCCTCGACGATCCCGTTCAAACTGAACGTGCCGGAATAAAGCACGACTGGAATGATCGAAAGCCCCAGCGCCAGCTCGTAGCTGATCATCTGCGAGCAGCTGCGCAGCCCTCCCAGCAGGCTGTATTTGCTGCCGCTCGACCATCCCGCGAGGATTATTCCGTATGTGCCGAGCGACGACATCGCAAGCACGTATATCAGCGCGACGTTGACATCCGCGATAAAGAAATTCTGCTGAATAGGGACTACAGCAAAAAGCATGAACGCCGCAATCAACGAAATCGCGGGCGCGAGGAAATACACGAACCTGTCCGCGGCGCGCGGCACGATTTCCTGTTTGAAAAGGAGCTTGACGCCGTCAGCGATCGGCTGGAGCAGACCTTGCCAGCCGACGCGGTTCGGGCCGGGGCGAAGCTGGAAGAAGCCGACGACGCGACGCTCGAACAGCGTCAGGTATGCCATGCATCCGAGCAAAACCACCAGCACCGCCAGTATCCTCACGACCGCCCAGACTAAATCCATCAGCTCCATGGTTTCTCCGCTGCGCGAGGCTTCTCGCCGCTACCCTCCCCCCGCGGCGACCGCTTCGCCGACCGGAACAAGATTCACAACCGTATGTTCGCCGAGCGTCAAGATATCGGCGAGGCGCACTCCGGGCAGACTGTCGGATACAAGGACATGCCCCGCGGGAACGCGCTGCGTCACCTTGACGAACAGCTCGATGCCGCCCGCCTTGCTTGCAAGCTCGGCGCGGCTTCCGTCCGCAATTCCCAATCTCCCAGCATCGGCGGGATTTATCTCGCAGAACGGTTCGCCCACTGCGACTCGGAAATGCTCGGAATGCATCGAATGGTTCTCGCCGTTGAAATGAAACACTTTCGGAATAAGCACGAGCAAATTGTCTCCGCCCGCGGATTCAGCTAGCGGTGCAACGCCGCCGAATTTCGCGAACTCGTTTTTCCCCGCGGGAGTCGAGCCGTCGGCGGAGTGGGCGAAAACCAGCGGGCTGCCTGTCGCGGGAATCGAAGCGTAATCCATCCCCGCCAGAAATGCGAAACGCTCCGAAATGAGCTTGAAAGCTTCCTCCGGCGTGGCCGCGCGGAACGGAATCCCCATCTCGCCGAACAGCTTGCGCAAAATTCCGAAATCCGAGTCCGCAAGCTTGAACCGCACATCCGGCGCGTTCAACTTCTGAAGCCGCTTTTCGGACGAAATTACCGTTCCTTCCTGCTCCAGCGCCGTCAACGCGGGCAGAACAACGTTTGCGCATTTGGCAGTCTCGGTCAAGAACTGATCCTGAACCACAACGAATCCGCAACGCTCGAACGCGGCTTTCGCCAGCTTGGTATCCGGAAAATTCTTGACCGGATCGGCTCCGATCACATAGCAGAAATGCGACTTTCCTGCGGACATTCCCGACAGAATCGCGTCCAGCCCCGGCGCGGCGCCCGCCTCGTCGCCCGCGTGTTCCATAGCGATGACGGACATATGGTTGAACAAAATCGCGCCGATGGAATTGCCGTCCCGGAAAATGGGAGTAATCGAAACCGCGGGAGTAATTGCGCCTTCGTCGGCGTGATCGGTTTCGCCGAAAAGCTTGATTTCCAAATTGCGGCCAAGCGACGCGATAAGCGAAATCAGCTCCGCCGCATTCGGTGCGCCCAGCACTTCATTTCCGAACAGAATCGCAACCGACTTCGCTCCGCAAAGAATCTCGACAAATCGCTTTAGCTCCGGTGGCGCCGCGCTTGCGTCCGCGATTCCGTTAATCAAATGCTTCAGCGCGTCGGACTGCTTTCTGATTGGGAAATGAAACACTTCCTCCGCAAAACGCTCGCCTTCGGTCGCGTGGCTGTTTGCCGCGATCAACCTGCACTTTCCAAGCTGCAGGTCGCGCTCGACTTTCAAGCCAAGCACGGGCGCTTCTTCCAGCAGATCCACGCCCCACGCAAGAATCACGTCGCTTGCGGTCGCCTTTTCCCACGGCTCCGACCGGAACAGGACTTCCTCAAGGAACTTTGTTGGACTCTTTGCGACTCCGGGTATAAAAGGCCCGAAGTGGTAATTCGGCGTCCCGATGTGCGAAGCGAGCAGCCTGCGGAAAATCGAATACGTCTCGTTGGTCAACCGCGAACCCGCGATTCCCGATATGCTTTCCTTGCCGTAAAGCTCGACTGTTTTTTTCAAGTTTTCGGCCACCAGCTTCATCGCTTCGCCCCAGCTTGCTGGAACGAACTCGCCGGCTTCGTTCTTTATCAGCGGACGCGATATCCGCTCCGGATGGTAAAGCTGCTCGTATACGAATCTGCCCTTGTCGCACAGCCAGCCCCAGTCCACCTCGGGATTGTCCCTGCTCCAGAGCCTGTGCACTTCGCCAAAGCGATGGTGGATTTCAATATTGCATCCCACCGCGCAGCCTGTGCAAACCGACGGCGTGTGCTCCAGCTCCCAAGGCCTGCCCTTGAAGCGCGACGGCTTCGACAGCAGCGCTCCTACCGGGCAAAACTCCACTTGGTTGCCTGAAAACTTGCTTTTGATTCCGGGCGCGGGCTGAATGAAAGTTTCCCAGCCGCGCCTTCCGAATTCCATCAAATGGTCGCCCGCGACTTCCTCGTGGAACCGCACGCACCGCTTGCAGTGGATGCATCGTTTGTAGTTGAGCCGGACAAACTCGTTCACGTCCGCGTCCGGCAGGACGCGCTTCGGCTCCACCATCCGTGATTCGGACAGGCCGTATTTGTAGGTGATGTCCTGAAGCGGGCACTCGCCGCCCTTGTCGCAGACTGGGCACTCCAGCGGGTGATTCAGAAGCAGGAATTCAAGCACCTGCCTGCGGTTGCGCTCCGCGGCGGGAGTGTCCGTGTAAACCTCCATCCCTTCCGATACAGGCATCGCACATGCCGCCTGAAGCTTCGGAAGTTTGGCAATTTCCGTTATCTTTTGGCCGTCACGCTCAATCGTCCGCGGAAGGCCTACTTCTACAAGGCATATCCTGCATCCCGCCCAGGGGTGCATCTTGGGATGGCCGCAGAAAACGGGGATGTCGATTCCGTTCGCCGCGGCCGCGCTAGTGATGAACGTGCCTTCGGGGACGGTAATCGTCTTCCCGTCTATCTTCAGCGTCACCATCTTTTTTCCGTTTTCGCTCATATCCAATCTGTGCCGCGTTTTAAACAAACGCGGCGGATTTGTTCAATACGCCCTCGCAGGAAGTTTCTCGTGGCCGATGGTGCCGACCGGCTTGTACTTGGGCAGCATCTTTTTCCGGCCTTCGATGTAATCCACGAACTCGTGTCGGAAATGCTTTAGGAAGCTCTGCACCGGCCACGCCGCCGCGTCGCCCAGCGGGCAGAACGATTTCATCTCGATTCCGTCCGCGGCTTCCTTCAGCGTGTCCAAATCTTCCATCTTTCCTTCGCCTCGAAGGATGCGCCGGAGGATCATCGTCATCCAGTGCGTCCCTTCGCGGCAAACCGTGCACTTGCCGCAGGATTCATGAGCGTAAAACCTGGAAATGACTTCGAGCATTTTCACCATGCAGGTGTGCTCGTTCATCACGATCATCCCCGCGCTGCCGAGCATGGAACCGGCGGCGTGCAGCCCCTCGTACGAAAGCGGGCAGTCGCAGTTGGCCGCGGGCATGACCGGAACGCTGGAGCCGCCGGGGATAATCGCCTTGAGCTTCCCTCCGCTCACTCCTCCGCAAAGCGTCTCGATGAAATCGAGCTGGTTCGTTCCGTATGCAATTTCGTACACCCCCGGCTTGTTGACGTGGCCGGAAACCGAGAACATCTTTATTCCGGGGCTTTCCTTCGTGCCGAGCGACAAATGCCAGTCCGCGCCCCTCTCGATTATGGCCGGAACCGTCGCGAGGGTTTCGACGTTGTTGATTATCGTCGGGCGGTCGTACAACCCTCTGATAGCGGGGAATGGCGGCTTCATCTTCGGCTCGCCGCGTCTGCCTTCGAGCGATTCCAGAAGCGATGTCTCCTCGCCGCAGATGTACGCTCCGGCGCCCGGATGCACCGTGCATTCGACGGAATAATCGCTCCCGCAGACTCCCTTGCCGAGATATCCGGCGGCGTATGCCTCGTCAACCGCTTTTTGGACAATGTTGATTTCCTTCCAAAACTCGCCGCGGATGTAAATGAAAATGTGCGTCGCACCGAACGCGTAGCCCGCGATGACCGCGCCCTCGATCATCCTGTGCGGCACAAACTCAAGAATCATTTGGTCTTTAAATGTGCCCGGCTCGCTTTCGTCCGCGTTCACGCATAGATACTTGGGGCCCGGCGTTTTAGGAATAAAGCTCCACTTCTGGCCTGCGGAAAATCCCGCGCCTCCCTTGCCGCGCAGTCCCGATTTCTTGACTTCCGCAATAACCTCGTCGGGCGTCATCTTGAGCGCTTTCTTGAGCGCCAAGTATCCGCCGCGCTTGACAAAGACATCCAGGGACGCCATTCCCGGCACGTCTATGTCCTGCATCACGACTCTGGTTTCTTCGGCCATATCTACTTCAGCGTCTCCAAAAGCTCGTCGACTTTTCTGATATTCATGTTCTCGTGGTATTCGCGGTTGTTGATCTGGATCACCGGGCCGCGCCCGCAAGCCGCCAGACATTCGACCGCAAGCACCGTGAATTTCCCGTCTGGCGTCGTCTTCCCTGTTTCAACACCAAGTTTTTCTTCCAGGTGGGCAATGATGTCCTCGGCGCCGAGCAGTTGGCAAGTAGCGTTGTGGCAGACCTGAATAACGTACTTTCCGGGCTTGTCCATGAAAAACATGGAGTAAAAGCTGGCGCAGCCTTTTACGTAATTCTCCGGGACGCCCAAAAATTCCGCGACCGCGGCTACCGCATCGCCGCTTATCCAGCCGTAATGCTCTTGGGCTATGTGAAGCGCCGGAACGAGCATTGAAAGCCGCTTGGGGTATTTCCCGCGCGACTCCAGCTCGTCGAACTTCGACTTGAGCTCCGCTGGAATTTTGGTCACGGCGACAGCCATCAACTAAGCTCCTGATGTAAAAGCAAGAACGAAATCACCTGTCAATCTCCCCCAAAACGATGTCCAAGCTGCCTATGGCGGCGACGACGTCAGCGATAAGTTGACCGCGCACCATATCCTCGATCGCGGAGAGATTGACGAACGACGGCGGGCGGATCTTGACGCGCCAGGGATGCGCGGTTCCATCAGAAATCACCCAGAAACCAAGCTCTCCCTTGGATGCTTCGATGTTCGCATATGCCTCGCCGATCGGTGGATGAATGCCCTCGGTCCAGTACTTGAAATGATGGATAAGCTCCTCGATCGAATCCTGAACCTTGTGCCTGGGGGGCGGCGTGTATTTGGGATGACGCGCCATGTGATCCAGCTCACCTTCGCCTTTCCCCATCTTCTTCAGCTCACGAAGGCATTGCTCGCATATCCGCACGCTTTGCTTCATCTCTTCCATTCTGACGAGATAACGGTCGTAAATATCTCCGTTTTCCCCGATGGGAATGTCGAAATCGAGCTCCGGATACACCAGGTACGGATTGTCCCGCCTGATATCCCAGTCCACTCCCGCGGCGCGCAGAAGCGGCCCGGATAGTCCGTGCGCAATGCTGTCTTCCGCGCTCATCGCGGCGACGCCCTTCGTTCGGCGAATCCAAATCGGATTTTTGGTGAGCAGGCTTTCGTACAGCTTGATTCTCGCGGGGAATTCATTGAGAAACTTCCCGACTTCGTCCTCGAATCCATCGGGAAGGTCGTACACTACGCCGCCGATGCGCATATAGGACGTCATCATCCTTTGACCGCCGACGGCCTCGTAGAACTTGAGTATCTTTTCCCGCTCGATGAAGCAATACAAAAATACGCTCATCGCGCCTATGTCGATCGCGTGCGTTCCCAGCCAAACAAGATGGCTTATTATTCGGGTCAGCTCGCTCATCAGGACGCGGATGTACTGCGCGCGGCGGGGAACTTGTATTTGGAGCAGCTTTTCGACCGCCATGCA
This is a stretch of genomic DNA from bacterium. It encodes these proteins:
- the nuoF gene encoding NADH-quinone oxidoreductase subunit NuoF, which codes for MAEETRVVMQDIDVPGMASLDVFVKRGGYLALKKALKMTPDEVIAEVKKSGLRGKGGAGFSAGQKWSFIPKTPGPKYLCVNADESEPGTFKDQMILEFVPHRMIEGAVIAGYAFGATHIFIYIRGEFWKEINIVQKAVDEAYAAGYLGKGVCGSDYSVECTVHPGAGAYICGEETSLLESLEGRRGEPKMKPPFPAIRGLYDRPTIINNVETLATVPAIIERGADWHLSLGTKESPGIKMFSVSGHVNKPGVYEIAYGTNQLDFIETLCGGVSGGKLKAIIPGGSSVPVMPAANCDCPLSYEGLHAAGSMLGSAGMIVMNEHTCMVKMLEVISRFYAHESCGKCTVCREGTHWMTMILRRILRGEGKMEDLDTLKEAADGIEMKSFCPLGDAAAWPVQSFLKHFRHEFVDYIEGRKKMLPKYKPVGTIGHEKLPARAY
- a CDS encoding NAD(P)H-dependent oxidoreductase subunit E, translating into MAVAVTKIPAELKSKFDELESRGKYPKRLSMLVPALHIAQEHYGWISGDAVAAVAEFLGVPENYVKGCASFYSMFFMDKPGKYVIQVCHNATCQLLGAEDIIAHLEEKLGVETGKTTPDGKFTVLAVECLAACGRGPVIQINNREYHENMNIRKVDELLETLK
- a CDS encoding NADH-quinone oxidoreductase subunit D; the protein is MEGGEALGQGDVARTEKRVRLNMGPQHPSTHGVLRLALELDGEQIVACKPDIGFLHTGIEKISETRNWTQNITHYPRLDYLSPMNNEMCYCMAVEKLLQIQVPRRAQYIRVLMSELTRIISHLVWLGTHAIDIGAMSVFLYCFIEREKILKFYEAVGGQRMMTSYMRIGGVVYDLPDGFEDEVGKFLNEFPARIKLYESLLTKNPIWIRRTKGVAAMSAEDSIAHGLSGPLLRAAGVDWDIRRDNPYLVYPELDFDIPIGENGDIYDRYLVRMEEMKQSVRICEQCLRELKKMGKGEGELDHMARHPKYTPPPRHKVQDSIEELIHHFKYWTEGIHPPIGEAYANIEASKGELGFWVISDGTAHPWRVKIRPPSFVNLSAIEDMVRGQLIADVVAAIGSLDIVLGEIDR